ggtaatgtttgaCGATTTGTGTGAGATGTCTTCAGGTCGCCTACTtctgaagttgcatggctgatTCTCTCATTAGCAAATCACTACGgctatggctatgctaggtgaagaattcccctattacaagtttgtttaccatcaaattagCTTCATAAACGTTATGTTAAGGTGAAagtcttgcatagtgtaccctTAAAATGTGTCCATATTCTGCTGTGATTAGGGCCACCTGTAGAAGCACTGATACACCCCGAGGTTGTATCAGAGTCAGCCAACTGCTCTGGGACTCTCCAGTATGAAGCTGTGTTATACTTCTCTTGGTACCTTCAGAATTGGTTTTAATCATGTTTGTATTTTGCTAGGATCTGATGAGACACACACTTTGCAGGCTTCAGAGTTTCCTACTGTAAGCAGAGAGTCAACAGCACAGGGTATGTATACAGATGTTTGACTGTGTATCAgccacaaaatcaaacaaactaACATTCAGAACTAAAAATTCCATgtgccctatcatgacattctaaagtgcatcgtcacgcgtcaaaagtctattcaaatttagtaggatgtccagttcacattgggaggggtttcgttatcaaacgtggagcgcatggcgcaacaaggtgttcctaggtttttaatcagtcatatgggtgtgtttggggcgtaacatcattttaaaccaatgagaatgacatccgCCATTCCTTTAACGCCGCTAACGCTACATATgtaaaataaatgcatcgggtattttggcattcaaaggcgatttgaaggaggctgcttgcgagaccatTATggaacctagcatagccttcacgcatttgcactcgtctattatttgaactcattggcaaagtgaaactaacttcaacaaggagtcagtcaacgacaagacattatattatatgcagttactttcactattgactgacaatgggttaaccatcgaaaacataggctggaaaaagcaacacttaccctaatattgctcaaatgactgaataaaacaacatttatcctgcagaggagttgcttatatcttgtgacagtgcatcttcagctgtgctccatacatgtctctcgcctctcccctaatcacttttaaccgtcattaccaatttgcaaatgatggtgaataactactcatcatgagatgtacagtatttcgtaatatctttattctaattatgtttcccattgtaatcgtgcaatttgtgatgctttgcatggacgtgcactggtgtgcgttcatgaatgatagaaggatggtgcgtgtacctgccaatatgactgttgacatgcgctcttaaaatagcatatgaacaactcgccattgatttctgaccaggtttaggtggtgtatgatagcgattttagacaacgcgccaggcccctccctaggttgttaattgccacacccctggtcgcaatgtttaaaaaataaacgtgcaaaataccgaattaagctttgcgcgggtgaataacGAGCTTTACGCCATGCAAACTGCTCAGGGACTTTCCAGTCTGAAGGTGTGTTATTGATCTACTTCTCTTTTGGCACTTAAGTTCAGAAATGGTgttaattatgtttttatttttattagtgctgtcaaaccattaaaatttttaatcacgattaatcgctgaattcctatagttaatcacgattaatcacatattttatcgcatgattaaaattatattattttgcaTTGCTGAACTTCTTACttcattaacttaactttaagacgtaggtctatttgattatttcaaatcaaatgtcaaaagatgtgcagcagacctgaggcaacacaatatattcttcagaaatatagctaataaagggcataacaaacataaaatactatattcattatctttgagttcagttgaaaataaggaacttttcgacATTAGTGCACTGCCATGTTataggcttaggctacagtctatggtgcactgtcacttgccacacacatcagcgcaAAGGTTTTTAAcacgcaaacactggatgaacaatggattttatggagcggcgtcgaccaaatataactgaatcgtgatttacacagcggtgctggtgtgcagagttgtattgaaaagaatggaatctaatgtacagtaaatgaatgtcgaaagcagagtgcatcgcactaatgtcggcatcggtgtccacagcaatttaaaacaccattcagctgaccgggagttcagaactgcgttggtgtttattatacgaatctactctttggccggctcgtcagcccaaacaagtgtgtgcagcatgcctttacgtagcttACTAAAGGCGCATCAtaaagataggctacatttaatctgcatcacgccccattttagcggaaaacaagttaacataaTATCATTGATTTTCACTGAAGACAGCTAGCCTAATCACACCTTgatgttacatctagttattaatttacaggccattcaatcattttactaacagggcagttatgaagaatgaTGTGTATGTAACTTAGGCTACTCATGTCTAAACTATGtacattacaacccattcagAACGTAGCTACACTTACCATAtcccatgtaaaacggttagcttgctagctagccaactgtggaacttcagtataacaggcatagccaattatctcacctagttgtaggaaaacGGCTAGTTCATATTagaagtgatagaatgaatgtgtgacttatgtttagttgatgttatgacatgtaacgTAAATGACATGTAAGCTTACCGAActtatagtcagccacgggcagtttgactgtgcctacattcgtgacactcctgttagtaggctataaactggaaagagcaaaaaataggaacataatggtcacattaatctacggagccctagaggggtcatcgcaaaatattttgcatgttgagagaatgtcTTTCGCTTTTTTACTACATTGTAatgctcgttttactaaattgtgccctcgtttaactatattgtgcacttcgttttactaaatcgtgcatttcgttttactaaattgcatttcggtttactaaatcgtggtgcacaatttactatattgtgcctcgttttactatagtgtgagctcattttactaaattgagctctcattttcactcgttttactaaattgtgccctcgtttaactatattgtgcactcgttttactaaattgtgccctcgtttaactatattgtgcactcgttttactaaattgtgccctcgtttaactatattgtgcactcgttttactaaattgtgccctcgtttaactatattgtgcactcgttttactaaattgtgccctcgtttaactatattgtgcactcgttttactaaattgtgccctcgtttaactatattgtgcactcgttttactaaattgtgccctcgtttaactatattgtgcactcgttttactaaattgtgccctcgtttaactatattgtgcactcgttttactaaattgtgccctcgtttaactatattgtgcactcgttttactaaattgtgccctcgtttaactatattgtgcactcgttttactaaattgtgccctcgtttaactatattgtgcactcgttttactaaattgtgccctcgtttaactatatacaccacagtgcccctgctacaaagagtagaagtccgctataaaacatgaccacctaaaagtctttaattagctgcttcacggttatcatcacattaccaatatgaactgttacagacagctgtaggctAATCCATGTCAAGGTAACACGGGCACAGCGAGCGGTGAGAAAATCGGGAATTACTAAATACATatttcgagagctcaatttaggcctacaacgggTCGCGttgtattaattcgagggctcaattaaaggaaaacgtgctcacgttttattaattcgagggcttaattaaaggaaaacgtgctcacaaattatcacgaccagaaaaaatatcacttaaagtgagctctcccgggctccgtattaatcccataaacacacagataactcttacaccaaccttattttgtgccttttattcacgtttgttttaagatttagtaagtataagcccttttcgctccccactttgatgcaacataggtttccattatccaaacagctttcccctaaaagggggcgtgtatatgcagcacggtctagctagatccagtgtggtgttgtagttgttctaacgttactagttgttgcaacagcatgtgaaaaaactacaaagtttgttacaccaaatttacgccgttaaaataggtttacgttaacaccgttaataacgcgtttaactgacagcactaatttTTAATTTGAAGAGCAACACACTTCACAGAGTCCAGAGGTCCCTACTGCCAGCAGAGAGGCATCAGCGCAGGGTAATTTTAAAGATGTCTGACTATATATCAGACACATGATCAAACACTTCAAGCTAGGTTCTTGACATTTTCAGATATTGATCTATACGATTAAATGTCTTCAACTTCTAAAATAATTGTCCAACAGTTGCAATATTGCTAAGTTATAGCTTGCTGAATTACCAGATCAAATAGGCAGTTAAGAATGCGAAGAAAAAGTGCCCATTCTGTATTTGTTTTAGGAGTTCAGTTACCTGGACATGTCTCTTCCACTTCAAGCAATTTCAGTGCTGACAACGGGGGCCTTATCAGTGTTCCACAACTTGCACAGTGCCATATTAATGGGCCTGTCACATTCACCACCGTGATGGGCAACAATCAAGATGGTAAGGACATGTTATTATGCCTCTTAATAAGTGTACTTATCATGGTTGAAAGTCAGTTATTCTGTCTATTTAATCATTATAAGAAAAATatattaaggcgagacacggcaggtgaaaacattgttttttcatgcactggtcaatttcaaGATTTTGAGCTAGTTTGTTACCTTAGCATCTgttctatcacactactacaacaaaaaaagtccgattttacacatttaggtgtttatttcattatattgtgtctactcgtgcctgtatatttctcctaaattcagcaaaagttagcattttaaccttgcatgcatgcactcccgcgaccttgatccaaaacatatcatgtgtagtaccgttggaaagctcggtttttcctgtatcacgctatgtgatccatatatggacctttcctttgtatcagcaaccaatcacgaaagttcaaaggcgagtctaggctgagaacggaatctcattggctgtctttcaaggctgttttctcaaaatgagtttcctctcccactctgagcacgaaatctccacttcagaagcacttacATACACCAAACCTTCTAGACCTATGCCTAACTATATTAAGAATATttttacagaggggtttgttgatatattattcctagcctgtcttacatgacattttatgcctaaaaacatggcaaaaaAGCGATTATTTTAAGGCTATAGACAGCATATTCtaatttacaggataacaaagTAGATAtccataaatccctctgtaattttTCCCCCATcaaatatctgaacacaatgaaaacataattttgaacctggctgtatccaatgcacAGTTTTggtgttttaaaatgtatgcaaattagcgcatatttaattagataatgcctaacttaatttgcatatgtaaacattaaattacagaaaactttTTACATTTTCCCCAAGTAAATACATTTTCCccaagtaatcaactggggaagtttcatagtgatatttGCTTGTTAAAAAGTTTACTCTATTTAAGAATTTCAGATATCCTGAAGGCCAAAATGAAAAGTAAAGTACAATATGTCTTGGATGGCAATGAAAATAgacagaagaagaagcctataaaccaaacatgcacaaaagtCTTCATTACTTTCTAATATAGAACTAGATGAATTTACAAGTCACACTTCACAACATGCAGAATGCAAAATATGTTGTGCATTATCAGAGAAAATCAATGCTATTCTGTTAACACAACATTCATACTAGAATTACACCATGCTTGGCAAAGGGTGTTATCTCTTTGAATAGTAATAGCAGGCTAACTATAATCATCATCCCCACACCGTGAAATTGGGTTTCATTTCTTACAAGGAGGctaactgaagcgttctgttcaCACTGTGTTTGCTACAACAATTAGcctccactataatcaatggaataGGCTACACCAGGTATGATGGTGGGTACGTTCTAAAAAagttttctaaaactatttttacgctcTGCGAATAGAGCGCTTCAGTTGCGGACAACATAGGAAGAACACATAGGAACAATGCCCATTCTGCATTCTTTTTTTCTAACTGACACCAGTGATTGTCAACAACTAATTTCATGTCACAGTCCAGAAGGTGGCTTTGCATATTCCATATTGTCTTCCCATCCATTTGTGTTCTTtcagacacatcacacatgtCAGTGGCCGCAATAAGTCAACAGCTGCGAGATACATTAGACAATCTGTCTGAATCCGACTTCAAGAGGTTCAAGGTTATTTTGAGGGACAAGTATATAATCCCACGGAGTAAGCTGGAAAAAGATTAATGAAGCAGTGCTTCAAGGGAAATTCTGTTTCCGTCATGTTGGAAATCTTAAGGAGCAACAACCTGCCAAGGGACCTTGAGAAAATTACTCAACATACTGACTTGCGAATGTGACCAGATTGTTTGTAAACCAATGTTTTAAATGTGCCACAGTGTCTCTCTCAGTGTGAGATTTCCCAAGGTCTGGCCAGAGAGGGTAAcatgtgtttttctttcctctgtgtCTAATAGGAACATATGCAGTTGATTCTGCATTGAACACTGAGAAGATTTCAAAAACTCTGAAGGAAAAATTGAAGACACAAGTTCAAAACATAGAGGAGGGTTATGATGTCACAAAAAATGAGATACCCTTGAAAGAAATGTACACAGAACTTCACATcacaaaggaaaagagagatgctagagagatgagagatgataAGGAGCATGAAATGTACCTAAGGGATTCAGCTACCGGGCCTGGACCATCACAGAGTGAAGGAATTGAGTGCAACGGAATATTCAAACAAGGTCCTGGTAGGAGGATCAGGATGGTGCTGACCAAAGGAAATGCCGGAATTGGGAAGTCTGTATATGTGCGGAAGTTCATTTTTGACTGGGTGGAAGGAGAAGCCAATGCTGATGTGCAATTAATGTTGCCCCTGCCCTTTCGAGAGCTCAATGTACTTCCTGAGGGACAGTATAGTTTTTACACACTGCTCCTTGAGTTCTTTGAAGACCTTAAATTACATAATGATCCAAAGATCTACAACAACATGAAAACTATAATCATTCTTGATGGCTTTGATGAAAGCAAGTTTCACCTAGACTTTAAGAAGACAATAGCAGACATGAACGAGAAGACCACAATTGATGTCCTGATCTCAAGCCTCATTAAAGGCAAGCTGCTTGGCTCCGCTCTTCTTTGGATAACATCACGACCGGCAGCTGCCAGTCAGCTCATCAAGTATGCCAATTTGGTAACAGAAGTCCAGGGTTTCAGTGACCCAAAGAAGGAAGAGTACTTCCAGAATAGGATCAAAGATTCTACTCGTGCCGTGCAGATCATCACACACATTAAGTCATCACGAGTTCTGCACTTCATGTGCCACATTCCTTTGTTTTGTTGGATTGCAGCAACTGTCTTTCAGAACATGCTGGAAGGTGAGAAAATTCCCAAAACCCTTTCGAGCATGTATTGCTGTTTCTTGGTTATTCAGATCTGCATCACAcatgaaaaaaaacatggtgAAAAATTTGAGAGTCACAAAATGTTGATGTCTAGCCAAGAAGCTATTTTGAAAGTTGCCCATCTGGCTTTTAGGAATCTAGATCATGGCAAATTGATATTCCTTGAAGATGACCTTAAGCAATGTGGAATTAACCCAAAAGATCCCATGTTCTCTGGGGTTTGCACTGAGATCTTGAAAATAAACGGTTTCCATTCTCTACGTCTAACGCATGTGAAGCAATACTCTTTCATGCATCTGAGCATCCAAGAGTTCTTTGCTGCTCTCTATGCATTTCACTGCTTTCTAAAAAGCAACTTGGAACCGCTTAGACCCTTTCTTACCCAGAAGAAGAAAGTTCTGCCTGTGAATATGACTCTGGAAGAGTTCCTACAGATTGTAGTGGAAAAAGCCCTGAGCAGTAAAACTGGCCATCTCGACTTATTTGTCAGATTTCTTCATGGCCTCTCATTGGAGACCAATCAAAAACATTTAGATAGCCTTTTGCCTCAGCTAGTGGTTAATCCAGATACAAGGGCAAACATTATCAGCAACCTAAAGAACACATTGCGTAAGAAGTTCTCAGCAGAAAGGTTCATTAATCTGTTCCATTGTCTAAGTGAAATCAACGACTGCTCTTTCCAAGAGGAGGTTCAAAAGTATTTGGATTCAGATAAAGGCCAAGGTAAATGGTTGTCATTGGCACATTGCTCTGCTCTAGCCTACATGCGTCAGCTCTCTGATAAGGTGCAGGATGAGATTGACCTGAAGAAGTACAACACATCTGACGAGGGTCGTAAGAGGCTGCTTCCAGCAGTGAAATGCTACAAAAAGGCTAAGTAAGTTGTTTCAGTCCATCAAACAAGTATTGTATGAAAAGTTGGATATGTGTTTGTCAGCaagacatttttgtttgttattttttcttaaGGGTTCTCTAAGCACGGTTGGGTGACGGCACATCTGTTGACATTTGaagtattataaaaaataaaaacaaaaaacatcccCTCCATCCCTTTCCCTCCCATGCAACTAAAATGGCCATGAACATGCATCTTTGGAACACAGTCTCTTATATTTCATGGCAGCTCAAAACATTGCTGTTTTTGGAGACAAATTCAGGTGTATGCATTTTTTCACAGGCTTGCTGGCTGTAAACTCACAGAAAACTGCTGTCACATTGTGGCCTCGGCATTACAGTCTGCTAACTCACCTCTGAGAGAGTTGGACCTGAGTGACAACGATCTTCAGGATTCAGGGGTGAAGATTCTTTGTTCTGGTCTGACCAGTGCATACTGTAAACTGGAGAAACTAAAGTGAGCAATATTTCTTATATTACACACTACTTCTtcattttgaaataaatgtaaatcagcTTGTATCTCCTCCAGTGCCTTAGACTTTCCTGTCTAGATTACTGTAAACTCTTTCAGATACTGACTTACCTTAAAACTTCAAGTAATAGCCCAGGATTTTATTTTCCAAAATCGCCTTGTAACTGCACCAGCTTGTATTTGAGACAGCATCCATATGAGACAGGcctattcattcatttcattgatCATTCATTGTTCATTCAGTGTTGATAACTATAGAGATAACGATCCAAATAGCGGGTAGAGCCGGgacaaatgaaaacatttttaatcaaatgtaatttacaaacatatcgtaccacactgaaaccTAATAAATAACAAAACTGTTCAGGAATGATTTAATTAGAAATGGGACGTGCATAATATTCGTCCCTCCTGGTCAGGACAAACAGCATGAGGGATGAATAAAACATGCAGTTACTCCTAAATtatgtttgccaaatttgacaacTGTCAGCTTAAATCTCAAACCATACTTTCTCTTTGCCACCATGATGTAGCAGCTACGTAACAAAAACAGACTTTTGACCCACTAGCAGAAAAACGGCGTTCGGAACAGTAGCCTGCCAGCCTAACACAGCCTAATATCAGTGGATCCCCCCACCACTGTATAAAGAATCAATTATTTAGATAAATATACAAGTGAGTCACAAAATCTGACTTCACCTCATCCATGGACAGAGAAATGCAAAAACACTGCATGAAGGGCCAGCTATAGGGGAGAAAATGCATTTcctacattaggctacattatgctGTGATAACCCTAATAGGATGCTACCTTGTCCCAGTGCATTTAGCTCTCAAATGCATGCATTTTCTAATACTAGAAATGGCAGTATGTGTATTTAAAATGCTCCAACTATCTAATAGTTTCTATATGGATGTGTTTGCCAGGTTACTCACGTATCATGTGTTTGCCACTTTACTCTGGCCAAAGTAATCTAAAATTAGCCATTTCAAGTTGTCAGGTTTAgcacaacaaccacacacattatTCATTACTGATCAAACCAAACAGTAGacgggtcattccacgtcaattcaaccagggcccacgcacttaggtctcaaaacattctgaaaaaattaccaggtgtacctatgttacccaggagacacactgtacaattatttttatgtttaaagtttaatactttccaagatacagccagttttttacgaggggagggggtgtcgattttgttcggcctcttttttttgtcaaagttcacaagcccatagtgcaagaactaaaccaggtaggaggctcaaattttgcatgctggtacataaataggaatagtatatAGCAAAATaatcacgtttggtctggatgatcctgcttggtcatagctgtccctcaaagttgaccaacattttattggagttttttgctgggttctgtttaggccttcagaagacatatttgcaCTCAACATAAGCTCTTGATATATGTTCCTTtttgagataagtagaaacacactcacaaaaagcaatgaacagaaaataaattccttcagggtctgaacagcagacctcacaagtctgaaaaatcattttggttctcattttcagagcacccaaacaccttgtgggaatatacaaagttTGTTATACAAAGAATATACAATGTTtgtctttattctccatgatcccttctttttcaAAACACCAATTTtacttgtctttcttttttattttccaccctgaaaatgggcaaaatgcaccattgagatcaatatgttttatatagcgttaccacagtgccacctgtggttgtatagagtaacctgtggcaACACAATCACATGTTCTTTGGGTATTTTCCTCTCTTTGCCTAGACTATCTTGCTGTGGGATCAC
This window of the Alosa alosa isolate M-15738 ecotype Scorff River chromosome 7, AALO_Geno_1.1, whole genome shotgun sequence genome carries:
- the LOC125298256 gene encoding NACHT, LRR and PYD domains-containing protein 3-like, which gives rise to MSEPKYRTLIVNAIDSLRSSKTKPDFKKICGRVKRHGLNPDRTRAELEKLVQEQKVVIKDSGNGSISYRNAADLPRKRQKKSELTPDCSSDSGVSQGKRANDNGDSIDSFMDEEEYEDKEPEPMGSMQNFHPQTPVQSLATATVQEDTEGGFATQESEGVSGVGASPVVKRSELRIVLLGKTGVGKSATGNTILGNEVFKEGYWDSVTLVTKRETTNVFGRQITVIDTPGLLDTSETATEFKSEIEKCVELSVPGPHVFLLVIRLDVRSTEEEKNAVKWIQDNFGKRATQFTMVLFTHADRLKGRTMENVLNNNFQTLIDGCEGGYHTFNNEKRDDQTQVTELLRKIDTMVEKTDFLHYTNKKYQALRKIREDNMAAKIRALEEKLKEVSRPMMNLPKEKKHTQEELKKPYVHHERKSILTGPTSSNRTGAKRPRMPSPSNTQRTTSGLSQANKPPAKRCSAPGSDETHTLQASEFPTVSRESTAQGVQLPGHVSSTSSNFSADNGGLISVPQLAQCHINGPVTFTTVMGNNQDGTYAVDSALNTEKISKTLKEKLKTQVQNIEEGYDVTKNEIPLKEMYTELHITKEKRDAREMRDDKEHEMYLRDSATGPGPSQSEGIECNGIFKQGPGRRIRMVLTKGNAGIGKSVYVRKFIFDWVEGEANADVQLMLPLPFRELNVLPEGQYSFYTLLLEFFEDLKLHNDPKIYNNMKTIIILDGFDESKFHLDFKKTIADMNEKTTIDVLISSLIKGKLLGSALLWITSRPAAASQLIKYANLVTEVQGFSDPKKEEYFQNRIKDSTRAVQIITHIKSSRVLHFMCHIPLFCWIAATVFQNMLEGEKIPKTLSSMYCCFLVIQICITHEKKHGEKFESHKMLMSSQEAILKVAHLAFRNLDHGKLIFLEDDLKQCGINPKDPMFSGVCTEILKINGFHSLRLTHVKQYSFMHLSIQEFFAALYAFHCFLKSNLEPLRPFLTQKKKVLPVNMTLEEFLQIVVEKALSSKTGHLDLFVRFLHGLSLETNQKHLDSLLPQLVVNPDTRANIISNLKNTLRKKFSAERFINLFHCLSEINDCSFQEEVQKYLDSDKGQGKWLSLAHCSALAYMRQLSDKVQDEIDLKKYNTSDEGRKRLLPAVKCYKKAKLAGCKLTENCCHIVASALQSANSPLRELDLSDNDLQDSGVKILCSGLTSAYCKLEKLKLSCCGITKEGCKKLASALPSRLKELDLSHNYPEMEGEGKFSEIQKKQCAIRQGHP